The Athalia rosae chromosome 4, iyAthRosa1.1, whole genome shotgun sequence DNA segment CAAAACCGCAGTCAAGGTACCACGCGTCTACGTGGGAAACGATAACTCGAAAACCATCTTCGAGGAGTTCCGGTGTTTCCGGCCAATTACTACCGCCCCAAGATTGGATCACGTGAACCTGAGAACGGAGAGGAGAGATTGAAACTCTGCTTCGGCGAATTATGAGATGAATCAATCACCTGGGGATCAAAATGCGTGTTTATGTAGGGCCGTTTGGTAATCGGGGAACTCCAAACGATAACAGCCTTCGGAACTTGATCGCGATTGGCCCTGATCACCCTGTGCATCGTCTTAGCTTCGAAATCCGCCCATAAGCTGTGCAGATCCGTCATATTTTGCGCCTGCATAGCTAAACTTATGTTATTATATTGCGCCCAGCATTCCAAGTTGACTTCGTCTCCGCCTATGTGAACGATATCGCGAACTTCGGTGAGGTCCAGAAGTTCTCTGTAAAGTCCCTCCAGGATTCTGTACGTGTTTTCGTTTATGGGATTGAGCTGTCCGCAATTCGGTTCCCCGCAATAAGTCGACCAAGGTTGTTGATCGACGCAAAGGGCCAATTCACCCAAGCCATGCTCTGCTCCTGAAAACAGGATCGAGTGTGACTACCTAGAACGAATTATTGGCGCAGATatcgcgaggaaaaaaagtggtCAAAACGCACCCCATTGCCATCCGGCGCCAGCGTGAGCGGGATTATCAATCTCCATGATGATCCTCACACCTCGAATCTTGGCGTAATCCACGAAATCTTTGATGTCATCCGGAGAGTAGATTTGGTCTCCGCTGAAGGCACCCCATCTCGCCATTTCGGGATACTGGGCTGAGTCGAAGGGAAAACTTTGAGAGTCCGTTATGTGCCAGTGAAAGGTGTTCAGTTTTGACGCCGACATTCCGTCTATGActcttttcaattcttcaaCGGTGAAAAACTGTCTTCCCGTATCGATGAGGATTCCCCGATAACCGAATGTTGGCTTATCCTCGATCAACGCTGACGAGATGGTCCTGAGTATACCGTTTCTACCCGAAGCCTCGTCCCACCATATCATCTGACTCAACGTTTCCAATCCATGTCTCACTCCGTAGTAACTTTTCCCAGTGATCTTTGCCTCCAACTGTTTACCTTTCAGAGTTACTTCTAACTTGTAAGATTCGTTAGTGTCCAAGGACAATTTAGTGCCGATTGCGTCACCCgctgatatatatattacaaaaTTATCGATGCTCGATCTGGCCTTAGCGTTTGGTACTTTTATCAGACTCTTAATATTACCTGAAATcccaaaaataatatcgacgtTTAATAATCTGGAAcaaatgaggagagaaaaaagaaacgacccTCCGAACtgcttgaatttttaataactcCGAGTTATTTACGGAACTAGTGTATATCGGGAATGGATGAATATCTGTAAATAAGTTCGGAGCGTCCCAGTTTCTTAAAACGGATACCGAAATGGGAATACCTAAAAATACATCCTTCGCATGTTCCAAAAGGTTTTTGATCTCTTGATCGCTGGTGTTCACGGTGACTATCGATATTTGTTGGAGATGTAAAGTGACGCTGTTTTCACCGAGAAAAGTATCCCCCGTTGGACGAGGCCAAATGAGGCGGCTATTCCCACCGCAAAGAGCGGTGCACGTAGCCAACGATGTTCTGGAAGATCTCACAGCCCTCCTTTCGCAACGTCCGGATACGCAGGCCCACGACCAAGGGCTTTGAAAGTTTCTATCGAacagaattatgaaaaaaattcaccaagtTTTATAGAATTGGCGATGGTAAGTGTACGAGATCAAATTACAGGGATCAAAAACTCGCTATTACGATACAAGGGAACAGACCTTtgattgtttctttctttcttttgcatTACTGCTACATTTCCTGTACCTTTAAATCATTACGGCAAATCACATACGGATCAAATTTTAAGCCACTCTGCGGTGCGCGTATGGAAAACTTAGGATAAAAGTGCTCAgcgtaaaatataaaatactgtTTAATTGTTCGGATCAAATGATGTACGATAtatctgtttttttatatGAATACCTGACTAAGTAGGTACAATAAATTTCAagtacatatatgcataattGTGAAATGAGACAACACATATAAAAAAATCAGtgtatatacagatattatCAGGGTTTATTGATTTATGTCATGTCTAGGCACTCTTGATTTTACTACTGAGGGAATAATGtaataatcatattttctcGTAACATTTCCACCgtctaaaaaaatcaaattctccACGTTTATTTCGAAGGAATATAATTCAGTGACATTGATGATGAACGGTCGATATGAGGAACCCGAATAAATCTTAATGAAAACGCGGTGGAAATGTTTCAGAAAAAcaggatgaatgaaaaaaaaaaaaatggtttttgtttgctctgttcttgatttttcttttttatatattaatatataaaaaatgttttctaaCTTTTCAATTGTCCAATTGATTACCTATGTATATCCGAATATTCATATAGCTTCACTTCTGGAATTTCAGAAGTCTGGTTGTTGCCCACGAATGTCACCAGTTGTTGCAACTGCTTCAGACTGTAATTCATCACTGTATCGATACTTATTGTATTTTGAATttatggaaaaacgaaaaacgaaaaagagaaaaaacaacgacaaAAAGTATTCTCACGTCGATGCAAAATCTTTGTCTCTGAACACGTGTGTCAATGAAATGTGTGCACCGattaagaaataatttcacactTGACAATAACGTTACAAACATTTACTTAAACCGAATAAAAACCATGTCATGCTCTCTGATTGAAATCAATCAGCTTTCAATTTATACAAATGCAATCGTAACGCACAAATTATCGCTGCCCGATCAATcataaatcgatcgatatcgtAACAAAAACTGTTGCACTgttttcgtttattcaatcatctgtttatttattttattcgctttaTTTCCTTACCTTCTGGCGGTAAAGGGTTGAAGTGAGACAATGGGAGGTGCACGTGCGTACATAGCGATGAAAAGTACCCCCATAACGAGGATAAGAACGACCAAAGCTCGTCGCATCTTTCCGCTCGGTACACCGCCCACCATTCTTGCTAACCTTAAACAAataatcgaaacgaaaatctTATTTCACGAACATTCTGCAAAACACAACAAcgatatttcattattttcacacgtacaccgatattattattattattattgttattgttatgcGACAAGCTTTGTTACAATTCTGTAACAAACTTTACTTCCTCGCCGCCTCGCCTAgttttaaagtttttttttttttttttagaaaaaaaagtgcaatTAAAACTTTCGTTTTTATACAAAATGTGTAGAGAATAAATGAACTATAAGGTTGCAGGGTGTACCTATacgttgaatatatatatacacaaactAAAATTTTGACGTTTAAATTCGCCTGCACCCCTTTAGCCAAATTGAGGACATAATTTTCCACTAAAAAGATTTTATATGAATCCGCGGACAGGCGCATGTCATAAAACATTCTGCGGTAGTACACATAAGGTATTATAAAATAACAAGGTGAGTTGAAGAGCCACTCAATTCTACCTGACATCCTGTTTAGTAGCTCTACattcataaaaatttctttttgttagcgatttttttttcattttcctttttcgggTAGCGTATGCCGGTAAACAGCTCGAGAGGTCGAAAAGACGCTCCCCTTGTTAGTCGGCgggggtaaaatttttataaaagcaTTTTAGGTAAaataggggatgaaaaattttctcccggAAATACACCTCGCAGGATGACGTAAGACAACACGAGCAACGGAGCTATAGTGGTAGAGatagaggtagaaaaaaaaaaaaaaaatgcattgaaaactagaaaaaaaaaaagctctcgcAGTCGCTTTCAAAATTATAAGTTTGCGAGCTACCGCTGCTTCATTACGAAACGACgtataataatcagaatgacGTTGCCactatattttcttttatttcaataacttTTTACACCTCATAAAACGTAATTAGAAAAacgaagcaaaagaaaaaaaaaaaaaacaaagaagaaaagaaaaaattcaccagcGGATAATTGTTACACAATTTCATCCCTCCCATTGAAATGCTTCTTTCCcccaccgttttttttttctttcttctctcgctaTAATGTAACTCCCAATGAACGGTATTGAAGATGGATTTCTAAAGTTTGCTTTAAAATATTCCGCAGGTGAAATATGCGCACGTAcgttcggtgaaaatttttaatgacTCGTGCGCGCGGTTTATACGACACGAGGTAGTTGCACGAGATTGCGTCAACTCGtggtgattaattttttgcagaaattgaatatttcggggtgaaattaagaggaatataaatgaaaatgaaaacgtcACGACACATGGAGAGCTGCACCGTTTACATCGCCCTGACTCAGTTTCGGTGTAACGACCCCTGTGACTATACAAATCTCCAGCAGTGACGTCGCAGTACCGACGTCACTGCGACATCAGGAGCAATTCCGAGCAGAGGGTTAAATATGCATGAACTAACTATACGTAGACGCGAAGACGCCATTATATTTGGTATATTTTTAGAAAACCACCGCGCCGCGTTCGACGAACGACCGACGGAGCGTTTCTCTTTCCGCACTGACTAATGCATCCATCGCGGGCTACGGTGAACCACATCGTAATAATAAAGACGGTCAGAATAAGGAGGACAATTGAGGAGGATTAATaaagagattttgaaaaagataaaaaaaaaaaaaagaaagaacaaagcATCGCTTTCTCGATAATTACGAGTCACGGTTCAACTTCTTTATCATTAATCAACGGCAGGTACGTTCAACGTGATCCTAGTATTTTAAAACTGgacgaaaatcaaatttttcaaatctgcaCAATTACCTGCTCACTACTCACAGATGACAACGGTCATTACGATcgacgaggttttttttttttttaaatttattcacggcATAGGGTGGGTGTCAACTTCTAAAAGTATGTAACGTCACAATGAAAGTTCTCCCCGCGTAGGTGGGTACAGCTTTTTCGCGAACAATTCCAAAAGCTTGCAAGTCACACACCGATAATTTGACAGGGGCGGCATAGAGAAGCGCGCGGGATATTTCccatcgccaattttttttcttctctttatcgagtgggtttttttttgttttttttttattccgtcgcTTTTTCCATTCTAcagggtatatgtatatgtatgtacatagcgTATAGCCGCGTACTACTCTCTATAGGTAATAGAACGAATTCCGTTCGAATTCCGTTCGACTCTAAAGTGGCCATCGTTCGACGCAAAACGATTTTACTGCAGGACCTTTTCAAAAGAGTTTCCGGTGCTCAGAAGTAAACCTAATTGTTCCCCGCATCACACAATTCCAGTTATATCGAACGGCGGCAgggatttttcaaactattgTCATTCTAACgcgcagatatatatatttatcaaataCAAAATGCTTCACATTCTcggcagattttttttaatctgtttttttcttttttttgtttttttttacgatacgTTTTTTCCATACGAGAAAGAGGTCGGAGTACGGTTTATACAGAGATGTTTGAAAGCCAAGGATTAAAGCACAAGGGGTGCAATCTTTTGatcttgtttcgtttttctcatttttttcctcttgcaGTTttaagtttatttatttatttttttttttctcgtttgttcTCTCGCGGTTAttcacgtttgaaaaaaaaactgtagaaTCGAAAGAGTATAGGTCGATAAAATTCTCTCGTTCGTGAAAGACAGAACGggggaaaatataaaatataataaacgtTTCATAGAAACTTCGGTGATTGGCCCGCAATCTCATGGAAAAATTCGTTACACGTTCTCGTACGGGTATATAATTTAATACGTTAAATTTACAATTCTCCCGAAACTATCCCAAGGGTCTGTCGTATTTACGTAGACAGCTATATCTACGTACAGTCGATGAGCTCTGGGGTGCAGGAATAAAATGTTCCCTCGTAAACTGGAGGTAAACTATTAAGATctatttttggctcaaatcAAGTCACTATTCTATTCCTCTTCGTCTACACGCTATATGTGCACTTGTTCCCTCATTTTCAAAAGAGGTCATTGCCGTCCGTTAAggcgaacatttttttatcggtgtcactagattttcaaaatttttcaactcatgTACCGTACGAAAATGCAGTGCTGATTttatgaaatgagaaaaaaaacgtcactCTTTCACGTGTATCcgtattaaataaaaaaaaaactgacccGGAACTCGATTATTCTACCTTTTCaacttgttttattattttcaaatgatattCAACTATTTTCTATCATTCTTTTTGCTTCCCGATGATCCTTTGTTCGATCCGTAGAAATTTCCGACCGCTTTCCGTCGCAGCTATTACAAGTCTGGTATAAAAATTGGGATTTTAAGCACCGGTCGGTACACGGGTTTCATCACATCCGTAGAGATATAGACGTAGAGCGAtgatgtaataataaaatgaataaaatagcaTATCGAGTCATACCGGGGTCCGCTGTTTATGGAGACGCGGTACGTATGGAGAATCGAACGACCTTTACTCCTCTGCAAAATCCACGAGAGAACAACGGCGCGGAAATGACCGGATGAAAGACATACGAATATATGTTGGGGGGTATACCTGTGTGCGGGGTGTATACcgaggtataggtgtatataaggGTATTATAAAGAGCCCAAAATGGCGGATGACCAGGTTGCAGCACCCCTGCACACTcagcgaataaaaaacaaaccgcgTTATAGAAACGGTGGGGAAAGGCCAAAAGTAATTTACAGGaattcgaaatgaaatgaaaaaatcaaagcagGTCCTTCGCGGACTGCGCTTCTGTCGTACGATATAAACTCGTTAGATCGTACAGATTGAATAACGTAATCAGTCTCGCACGTGGCGAACAAAAAGTATCTGACAAATaggttttttctaattaaaaaaaaaataaataaataaataaataaaaccaaaatcaCGTCGCGTATTTCGCCCGAAATCATTACAGATACCGAGTACATAGGTAGGTGTATCCTGAAAATATAACGAGCGTTACCATCTGTCGTCATTAATGTAAATGGACTaggcatgtacgtacgtctgcTATATGCatagttcatttattttatggaTTTTTACAGGTCCTACGATACTTTTCACGCAGCATATGTTCACGTGTGTGTATCAAGCGTGcctaaatttttctcttttttttttctctttttcaaatgcgcgtatatacgtacatgcgaACGTGAGGAACCGTGTCCAGATTACATGGCGTGGCGTTTcttttatgtacacatatttttaTCTAAATATCTACCTATTACGTAcacaattatacgtatatatatatatgtacatgacATACACGCGATGATGTTATACCTACGCGACGCCAAATTTAGAAAGCACATCGCCGATAGTTGaggcaggaaaaaaaacgtaaattaCGTTATCTAgatcattaaaaaataaaagtaaaaaaaaaaaaaagcacgggTTGCACATCGAAGCGTagttgtaaaaaaagattagaaaataaatgaccggaaaaatataaaattcatttttgaatatacACGCTAAATgactgaagaattttttttctctctgatcgATTAGACGAATCGGGATCGACGAATCAAGTCAGATTCATTCGTCGCTACGGATAAaccttataatttttttttattgcaatttttgaaattatcgtcgttatttttattctttcgttcaCATGTACATCGGCATTGCGTACGTTAACTTTGAACGTATATTGCATAAGATCTGCAAGcacacatatatgtaaaaCGACGTAcatattctattctattcaattttttttgttccctctctattacatgaaattttattttatttctccttcctttttttcatgtagTCATGTCTAAAATGGCAAACTATTTCTAGTGAAATTTCACCgtgtattacatacatatatgtacagtacacctatttatacatatctatgtacgtacatatatatttgtgtatacatacatatatatatgtgacaAGTTATCGAGCGAGTCTCCATAGGTTTGTCCCTATGTATTACATACCATAACGTTCCGCAGGTTTACCCGCGACTAtagtacatacacacgtatacgtgcatataaATGTGTAATGTagatacataggtgtatatatatatatatctacatcgGAGCAGAAGCAAACACATTATAGGTAACCTGATTCTATGCAACGTTCAATGGGAAGGTTAAATTAAATGGTATTCACCAATCGACGAAGTGCCTAGACAACGGGCCGTTGGAATTTCTCGTAGGTGACGGTAAACACAACCGACATCGGCAAATGGCGAACATCACCACGACACACGCCGCTGTCTTATGTCATTTTCACCTTCGAAACCGTCCGAATCGCGCGTCCGAAATCATTAGTTCGTCCGACGCTTAAATTTTACGCCCCCAAATCAAaggagaaacgagaagaaccgagtaaaaaaaaattaaggctGGAGGTAAAATAATCCTGCAACGTGCGTCGATATATGGGATATTTGGTGTACGTCGGGACGATACGGGCAGCTGTAATTGCCATTCGAAATTCGCTTTTATATAAGCGATAGAAGCGAAATGTTGGCAAACTATCAAACCGTATCCCACGATACGCCAGATACTGGTGGTATGTAATATCCACATATGTGCGTACATAATAGTGTAACACCGTGTGTACATAACGTAAAAAATACTGTAACgtaaataatacatatgtgGATACGTCTTATCATTTAACGTTTTATATACGGTGCTTAAAGAACatgtctatatacatatacgatgtAGCGCAAGTTTTTGGAGGGAAAAATAGTGAAGGGTGTGAGAAAATGTGGTCGGGGGTTCGCGTCCGTGTACCACGGGGGTAAAATGAAGACCGTGACGCAGGTAGGGGTGTCGGGTCGGGGGGTGTTAGAATATGGAGGGAATTTCGTGGCGGATTCTCTCCTCCGTTGGTTTTAGAAACTCCAGTCGCGACGCGTACGAtataaggtatatacctatactctgCATATAacacacctatacacacacacgtatacggtaAATAGAATATACATACGAAACGTACATAGGATGTGTACATAATGTGGTGGCGTAGGGTCGCCAAGCAACCGCGCGGCGCACGGCGCCCCCGCAACCTGCCTACGATCGCAGTAGACAGTCTCCGGCTGTGCGGTGCCGCGGTACGACCAGACACTGACCCTTACTACTTGCCGAGTTCCTCGCGATCAACGTGGGAAAACGTAAAAGTtcgaggaggagggaaaaaagaaaaaaacacggaagggagggaaacaaaaaatacgttTCGAACAGATTTCAACCCCGCAATTAATGACGCGAGAAACGAATCGAGtaacgaaaaaggaaatcgagtaaaagaaaaaaaacaaaaaagtagaaaCAGCAACAACTTGCAACGTATCGCTTGTAgtcgtacgtgtaacgtacacgtGGATATATAAgggagataatttttcaattgccgTTTTTCTTGCGCGATTTGGTTGTTCCCATATCGTTCGAAAGTTTCTCTTTTCCGTTTGCTTTTTGGTCGttgaatgttttttcattctcaatcCGAAAGTAAAGCTGCGACAGAGGATTGATTTTCGTAACGCGATACCATCATATCCGGTGTTTCGTAATATTAAGGCCgaaggaaaagaggagagtgaaggaaataaaaataaagagaatcgAAGGGtagagagaaaggagaaagaaaaaaatatataataagaagagaaaagtatCAATTTTCTCGCTCGAAATACGCACGCACGTATAcagtgtgtacgcgtacgtgtatacggcgCGTGTATATGATACGGTACAAGAGGTATCGAATTAACGAAATTACCGGAGGGCCCTTTGGggcagaaagagaaaaaataaagtaaagaaCTAATGAAGAGTTatttttgacgttattgatcgATGGATCGAtcgtatgattgaaaaaactgCAGGTGCTCCGACCCTGAAACCGCGATGAGATGATGCGTCAATCACACGAATCGGTGTGAagttgatgaagaaaaaaaattaatagaaaaaaaaaaaataactacaTCGCGCTAACGAGTATACGATTACGCAAAATTTATCCGCGTTTATGAAAATTGTTCGGAAGTGATTTCAAAGTATTCGCAAAGAttgggaaaaataaaggaggttgattttattgaaagtttcttcttttttctttttgatattttctcgtGATTCGTTTATAATATAGAAAAAGTATAACCACGATGAACTGTAAAACAAAAACTTGGAtaacatcgtcgtcgtcatcgtcagcCGACAGACTTATAGACAACTCACATGGGGGTAAGAAAATAACGGttgaaaaccaagaaaaaaacccAAGTTTCATTACAGTaacatttctgtcaatttcgCATATCATGCGAGTccatagttttattttttctcacacttGTGATTCCTTCAATTTGGTTCCTAATTTTTGCTTCGGCTTTTATCttatctctatttttcaagggtttttttctctttcgagaCTCGCTCTAAAGTGCACGGGGTCGCGGAATTTACTTTGGCGAATTCTTTTACTCGCaaattccactttttttttttcttttggtttctcatttttcgatgtttctttctttgatttttttcgtttcagcaTATTAATACTCTAATTATGCAGTTCACTTTATTAATTAATGTATTtttgagaatgaaagaaatgaaaggaagAAGGAACAAAAcgcaaaaaagcaaaaaaaaaaaaactcccccCTCTTCCTCGTCTCATTAGGATCGTTAGGCAGGATTAtgcgatttattttataatcctTCCATGTACGGAAACTCGATTTTCcttcaattaaattattatataagtatatataatacgcttCACGTTATTATCGTGTACCATATACACGTCGAGATATTGTTTGTACCTACATTACATACACAATGGTACATGATCAGTGTCATCTCAACGATTTTGCATCGATTTTGTATTCCATTTcttctaaatatttttccagtttcaatcgattttctttcatttttcacgaagAACGACGAACCGCACCACGTACTCGGATATCGCTTGTTGACCGtagtttgttcgatttttaattcgatTAATAATACGGGAGGGGAAAAAGTCACCGTAGAACCGGGGTGTAGGGTGTACCGGTAGCTGCGTACGTACCGATAAAATATTAACCGAGGTCGACCCGAAGGTCACGCAAGTTCGATACGATCAACCCAATTTACTTATAACCCGCGCCGCGATTTCACCCATGTGAAAAGTGGCTGCATTAGAATTCCATCTTTCCACATCCGAAggtgagagaaagaagaatagaAATGTTATTCGATTCCAAGACGACAACGGCGATAAATCgcgcgataattttttgtctaaggtcgaacgaaatttcgcGCTATAAATTCATCGCCGGAAATAAGTTAGAGTCGGGTCGGGTTAGTTCAAGCTGCAGTTTATAGTCCGTTTAATTGTAAGTTAGTTCTCTTACAGGCGCGCatagatatataataatatgtacgtCGAATCTCTCGGAGCTAAACTTAGtcagtttgaaattttgaagttCAAAACTACATTTTACATCCTACGTAACTATACgtagatacgtatataggtgtgtatacgtataattaataataggGATTGGCTTGTATATGacttatttgaaattcaaacttCTCCtaaaatacatacctatgcagGTATATACCTGAGGAGATACCGGTAATCTCGATTCGTCATTTTTAGGTGAGATTATAATCACCGAGAATTTCTTAAAATCTTAAAAAAATCTCTATCGATTCTCGTCATTTCTGTCCTAATGTATGCCGTATTCTACGgttatagtataatatatttcggTTTAGtggttgaaattcaaactGTCACGTGGTGGACGAATACCGAAGGGATATCATCCCCTGATTAAACTATAATTTAAACCGTGACGTTTCGCCAACCGAATGTctaactgctgctgctgcttttgaCGCAGATATACGTTATgacgtacatataatacatacatatatatatcatatactatatacacataccctatatacatatatcaagcGGTAAATGCATGTGGAATACACGTATTAATACACggcatatgtacgtatgttgTGAATGTAAAATTCGGTTGCttccatagaaaaaaaaactgaaaaaataagcCATGAAAATGATCGTTATTAGGTTATTTCATGATATCCATCGTCGAATAAAAGCGCAACGGAAGATACATTACGAACGTTTGATTGAAACAAATATTACCATGGAGAATTAGCCAggagaaaagcgaaagaaaaacgagaaataattaaGACAAGGAAAACCATCACCAAAAAATAGAGGGGAAAGCAGGGTTGTGATTATGTTGCGTATTACTGTACACTGCAAATGGTGCgacaagaaaaaaggaaaccaactaaaaaactaaaaaaaaaaaaaaaaaaaaaaaaacaattctttttAGTTCATTTTTTGGTTGGTTTTACAATTTAACTTACAACTTTAATTTGCGCGGCATGCCTGACCGATCTGAAAATACAattgttttctttcaatattgTTAGGTATACCTGCAGTTCTCGTTTAGATGATGATTAACTGTAGGGGTGGAAGGTAGAAATTGGGGGTATGGGAGTGAATAAGTGGCGGAAAAACTGaatagggaaaaaattcattatgaCGTTTTTCGTTTAACGTGCGTAACGAACTGAAAAAACCCCAACAAGCGATCCTATGAATATTGGATACAAAATGTGATGCGATAAAAATCTAGAAAATAGGAGAAATAGAAGATAttgaaatagatgaaaaattatagatCGAGTCCCCGTACGTGTATAGTATGTGCGTAGAGGGAATATGtcgtaattttcaaataactcACTTGTCAATTGTGCGAGATGGTGAAAAATATCCCTCCTCGAAATACCTTCCGTTCGTAGACAACGATCGTTCTgaaattaatatata contains these protein-coding regions:
- the LOC105690316 gene encoding probable beta-hexosaminidase fdl isoform X2, which produces MPRKLKLLARMVGGVPSGKMRRALVVLILVMGVLFIAMYARAPPIVSLQPFTARSLKQLQQLVTFVGNNQTSEIPEVKLYEYSDIHRNFQSPWSWACVSGRCERRAVRSSRTSLATCTALCGGNSRLIWPRPTGDTFLGENSVTLHLQQISIVTVNTSDQEIKNLLEHAKDVFLGNIKSLIKVPNAKARSSIDNFVIYISAGDAIGTKLSLDTNESYKLEVTLKGKQLEAKITGKSYYGVRHGLETLSQMIWWDEASGRNGILRTISSALIEDKPTFGYRGILIDTGRQFFTVEELKRVIDGMSASKLNTFHWHITDSQSFPFDSAQYPEMARWGAFSGDQIYSPDDIKDFVDYAKIRGVRIIMEIDNPAHAGAGWQWGAEHGLGELALCVDQQPWSTYCGEPNCGQLNPINENTYRILEGLYRELLDLTEVRDIVHIGGDEVNLECWAQYNNISLAMQAQNMTDLHSLWADFEAKTMHRVIRANRDQVPKAVIVWSSPITKRPYINTHFDPQVHVIQSWGGSNWPETPELLEDGFRVIVSHVDAWYLDCGFGRWRESGEAACGEYRTWQTVYNHRPWRDYGQKEAALILGGEAALWSEQAGQASLGPRLWPRASALAERLWTDSLSNGYSIEESVYTRLSAHRELLRSRGLYTESMWPQWCSQNPGKCL
- the LOC105690316 gene encoding probable beta-hexosaminidase fdl isoform X1, whose product is MNDRCLRTEGISRRDIFHHLAQLTNRSGMPRKLKLLARMVGGVPSGKMRRALVVLILVMGVLFIAMYARAPPIVSLQPFTARSLKQLQQLVTFVGNNQTSEIPEVKLYEYSDIHRNFQSPWSWACVSGRCERRAVRSSRTSLATCTALCGGNSRLIWPRPTGDTFLGENSVTLHLQQISIVTVNTSDQEIKNLLEHAKDVFLGNIKSLIKVPNAKARSSIDNFVIYISAGDAIGTKLSLDTNESYKLEVTLKGKQLEAKITGKSYYGVRHGLETLSQMIWWDEASGRNGILRTISSALIEDKPTFGYRGILIDTGRQFFTVEELKRVIDGMSASKLNTFHWHITDSQSFPFDSAQYPEMARWGAFSGDQIYSPDDIKDFVDYAKIRGVRIIMEIDNPAHAGAGWQWGAEHGLGELALCVDQQPWSTYCGEPNCGQLNPINENTYRILEGLYRELLDLTEVRDIVHIGGDEVNLECWAQYNNISLAMQAQNMTDLHSLWADFEAKTMHRVIRANRDQVPKAVIVWSSPITKRPYINTHFDPQVHVIQSWGGSNWPETPELLEDGFRVIVSHVDAWYLDCGFGRWRESGEAACGEYRTWQTVYNHRPWRDYGQKEAALILGGEAALWSEQAGQASLGPRLWPRASALAERLWTDSLSNGYSIEESVYTRLSAHRELLRSRGLYTESMWPQWCSQNPGKCL
- the LOC105690316 gene encoding probable beta-hexosaminidase fdl isoform X3; translated protein: MNDRCLRTEGISRRDIFHHLAQLTNRSGMPRKLKLLARMVGGVPSGKMRRALVVLILVMGVLFIAMYARAPPIVSLQPFTARRNFQSPWSWACVSGRCERRAVRSSRTSLATCTALCGGNSRLIWPRPTGDTFLGENSVTLHLQQISIVTVNTSDQEIKNLLEHAKDVFLGNIKSLIKVPNAKARSSIDNFVIYISAGDAIGTKLSLDTNESYKLEVTLKGKQLEAKITGKSYYGVRHGLETLSQMIWWDEASGRNGILRTISSALIEDKPTFGYRGILIDTGRQFFTVEELKRVIDGMSASKLNTFHWHITDSQSFPFDSAQYPEMARWGAFSGDQIYSPDDIKDFVDYAKIRGVRIIMEIDNPAHAGAGWQWGAEHGLGELALCVDQQPWSTYCGEPNCGQLNPINENTYRILEGLYRELLDLTEVRDIVHIGGDEVNLECWAQYNNISLAMQAQNMTDLHSLWADFEAKTMHRVIRANRDQVPKAVIVWSSPITKRPYINTHFDPQVHVIQSWGGSNWPETPELLEDGFRVIVSHVDAWYLDCGFGRWRESGEAACGEYRTWQTVYNHRPWRDYGQKEAALILGGEAALWSEQAGQASLGPRLWPRASALAERLWTDSLSNGYSIEESVYTRLSAHRELLRSRGLYTESMWPQWCSQNPGKCL